In one window of Cydia pomonella isolate Wapato2018A chromosome 16, ilCydPomo1, whole genome shotgun sequence DNA:
- the LOC133526184 gene encoding serine protease inhibitor dipetalogastin-like: MYKFGILLIASYICSTAALPPCVCARDYTPVCGSDGETYPNSCMLDCAAQTKHDLKLAHGGPCQAEKPSCICTFEYKPVCGMDGTTYPSKCALGCEKSRNPNLVKLHDGPCETETVTEEVKVAKPILPTCTCTRNFEPICGTDGVTYSNMCLLKCAAQNKPLDKKADGPCEDVTVKVVEDSKQEPPKKSCVCFRNYAPVCGSDGKTYANHCVLGCSSNSNPGLSMAHNGPC; encoded by the exons ATGTATAAGTTTg GCATCCTCCTCATTGCCTCCTACATATGCAGCACCGCAGCTCTCCCGCCCTGCGTGTGCGCACGTGACTACACGCCCGTCTGCGGCTCCGACGGCGAGACCTACCCCAACAGCTGTATGCTCGACTGCGCCGCCCAGACCAAACACGATCTAAAGCTCGCCCACGGAGGCCCCTGCCAAGCTGAAAAACCCTCCTGCATTTGCACATTTGAATACAAACCAGTTTGCGGCATGGACGGCACAACCTACCCCAGCAAATGCGCTCTCGGCTGCGAAAAATCTAGAAACCCCAACTTGGTTAAGCTACATGACGGCCCTTGCGAAACTGAGACCGTCACCGAGGAAGTGAAAGTAGCCAAACCCATTCTACCCACTTGCACTTGCACGAGGAACTTCGAGCCAATCTGTGGAACCGACGGTGTTACTTACAGTAATATGTGCTTGTTGAAATGCGCGGCGCAAAACAAGCCTTTGGATAAAAAAGCTGACGGTCCCTGCGAGGACGTGACTGTGAAAGTAGTGGAAGATTCAAAACAAGAGCCCCCTAAGAAAAGCTGTGTGTGCTTCAGGAATTATGCGCCTGTGTGTGGATCGGATGGAAAAACGTATGCTAACCATTGTGTGCTGGGATGCTCGAGTAACAGTAATCCTGGATTGAGCATGGCTCACAATGGTCCCTGCTAA